A single Oncorhynchus tshawytscha isolate Ot180627B linkage group LG01, Otsh_v2.0, whole genome shotgun sequence DNA region contains:
- the ifit8 gene encoding interferon-induced protein with tetratricopeptide repeats 8 isoform X1: protein MSDSENTLEKNLKKLQCHFTWELNKEQADLNLLEIKLRETLEVVQEGFEGNLKRHSLNLLAYIKHLKGEDKRALECLEKAERENAHGERLCIVTYGNLAWVCHHIGDDIRADGYIQKLEEIHKASATASTSVLLVPREVHSEKAWSLLKFSKHHYTRAKECFQEALQMEPEDKEWNSGFAFSLFRQEGLVTREDQRLSYEDSLAVKQLNYVLELNPDSAMTRVYLGLKCYKNRRNAEAWGYMRKALSLAPYDLSVVLKVGRFMKKEQSYDEALAVLLRMLQRAPNSSRLHHEIANNYRWRAKQSGDPHDQTLLKRCVFHLEEGARLNPTHIYPQVELAVRYSELKDNSKAMEKFQELWSRSDLKPSDRQAWHRMYGDVQLYHLGSERTAVNHYKEGMRLYNISTEWSQCRRRLLKVLRFNKERRGDDPYDIREFVDSFKRGVFNVEEAGVSTLTLGHP from the exons ATGAG TGACAGTGAGAACACCCTTGAAAAAAACCTAAAGAAACTGCAATGTCACTTCACCTGGGAGCTAAACAAGGAACAGGCTGACCTCAACCTCCTGGAGATAAAACTACGTGAAACGCTGGAAGTAGTTCAGGAGGGCTTTGAAGGCAATCTGAAAAGACACAGTTTAAACCTGCTGGCTTATATTAAACACCTAAAAGGTGAAGATAAGAGAGCACTGGAATGCTTagagaaggcagagagggaaAACGCTCATGGCGAGAGGCTGTGTATAGTGACGTATGGAAACCTGGCCTGGGTCTGCCATCACATTGGAGATGACATAAGAGCAGACGGGTATATTCAGAAGCTGGAGGAGATACACAAGGCCTCTGCCACAGCCTCAACCTCTGTCCTGCTTGTGCCCAGAGAGGTCCACAGTGAAAAGGCCTGGTCCCTCCTCAAGTTCTCAAAGCACCACTACACAAG aGCCAAGGAGTGCTTTCAGGAGGCTCTGCAGATGGAGCCTGAAGATAAGGAGTGGAACTCGGGTTTTGCCTTCTCTCTGTTCCGCCAGGAGGGCCTGGTGACTAGGGAGGACCAGAGGCTCTCCTATGAGGATTCCCTTGCTGTTAAACAGCTGAATTATGTCCTGGAGCTCAACCCAGACAGTGCCATGACCAGGGTCTACCTGGGCTTGAAGTGCTACAAGAACCGGAGGAACGCAGAGGCCTGGGGCTACATGAGGAAGGCTCTGAGTCTGGCACCCTACGACCTCAGTGTGGTACTAAAG gtgggGAGGTTCATGAAAAAGGAGCAGAGTTATGATGAAGCCCTGGCAGTGCTGCTTAGGATGCTGCAGAGGGCGCCAAACTCTTCCCGCCTGCACCACGAGATAGCCAACAACTACCGCTGGAGGGCTAAGCAGAGCGGAGACCCTCACGACCAAACACTGCTCAAACGCTGTGTGTTCCATCTGGAGGAGGGGGCACGCCTCAACCCCACACACATCTACCCTCAG gtgGAGCTGGCTGTGAGGTACTCAGAGCTGAAGGACAACAGTAAGGCCATGGAGAAGTTCCAAGAGCTGTGGTCCCGGTCAGATCTGAAGCCCTCCGACCGCCAGGCCTGGCACCGCATGTATGGTGACGTCCAGCTCTACCACCTGGGCTCTGAGAGGACCGCTGTCAACCACTACAAGGAGGGCATGAGGCTCTATAACATATCAACTGAATGGAGTCAGTGTAGAAGAAGGCTGCTCAAAGTGCTGAGGTttaacaaggagaggagaggagatgacccCTATGATATCAGAGAGTTTGTTGACTCATTCAAGAGAGGGGTTTTTAATGTGGAGGAAGCTGGGGTGTCGACACTGACACTGGGCCACCCCTAG
- the ifit8 gene encoding interferon-induced protein with tetratricopeptide repeats 8 isoform X2, which translates to MSDSENTLEKNLKKLQCHFTWELNKEQADLNLLEIKLRETLEVVQEGFEGNLKRHSLNLLAYIKHLKGEDKRALECLEKAERENAHGERLCIVTYGNLAWVCHHIGDDIRADGYIQKLEEIHKASATASTSVLLVPREVHSEKAWSLLKFSKHHYTRAKECFQEALQMEPEDKEWNSGFAFSLFRQEGLVTREDQRLSYEDSLAVKQLNYVLELNPDSAMTRVYLGLKCYKNRRNAEAWGYMRKALSLAPYDLSVVLKVELAVRYSELKDNSKAMEKFQELWSRSDLKPSDRQAWHRMYGDVQLYHLGSERTAVNHYKEGMRLYNISTEWSQCRRRLLKVLRFNKERRGDDPYDIREFVDSFKRGVFNVEEAGVSTLTLGHP; encoded by the exons ATGAG TGACAGTGAGAACACCCTTGAAAAAAACCTAAAGAAACTGCAATGTCACTTCACCTGGGAGCTAAACAAGGAACAGGCTGACCTCAACCTCCTGGAGATAAAACTACGTGAAACGCTGGAAGTAGTTCAGGAGGGCTTTGAAGGCAATCTGAAAAGACACAGTTTAAACCTGCTGGCTTATATTAAACACCTAAAAGGTGAAGATAAGAGAGCACTGGAATGCTTagagaaggcagagagggaaAACGCTCATGGCGAGAGGCTGTGTATAGTGACGTATGGAAACCTGGCCTGGGTCTGCCATCACATTGGAGATGACATAAGAGCAGACGGGTATATTCAGAAGCTGGAGGAGATACACAAGGCCTCTGCCACAGCCTCAACCTCTGTCCTGCTTGTGCCCAGAGAGGTCCACAGTGAAAAGGCCTGGTCCCTCCTCAAGTTCTCAAAGCACCACTACACAAG aGCCAAGGAGTGCTTTCAGGAGGCTCTGCAGATGGAGCCTGAAGATAAGGAGTGGAACTCGGGTTTTGCCTTCTCTCTGTTCCGCCAGGAGGGCCTGGTGACTAGGGAGGACCAGAGGCTCTCCTATGAGGATTCCCTTGCTGTTAAACAGCTGAATTATGTCCTGGAGCTCAACCCAGACAGTGCCATGACCAGGGTCTACCTGGGCTTGAAGTGCTACAAGAACCGGAGGAACGCAGAGGCCTGGGGCTACATGAGGAAGGCTCTGAGTCTGGCACCCTACGACCTCAGTGTGGTACTAAAG gtgGAGCTGGCTGTGAGGTACTCAGAGCTGAAGGACAACAGTAAGGCCATGGAGAAGTTCCAAGAGCTGTGGTCCCGGTCAGATCTGAAGCCCTCCGACCGCCAGGCCTGGCACCGCATGTATGGTGACGTCCAGCTCTACCACCTGGGCTCTGAGAGGACCGCTGTCAACCACTACAAGGAGGGCATGAGGCTCTATAACATATCAACTGAATGGAGTCAGTGTAGAAGAAGGCTGCTCAAAGTGCTGAGGTttaacaaggagaggagaggagatgacccCTATGATATCAGAGAGTTTGTTGACTCATTCAAGAGAGGGGTTTTTAATGTGGAGGAAGCTGGGGTGTCGACACTGACACTGGGCCACCCCTAG
- the LOC112256120 gene encoding neurofilament medium polypeptide-like, producing MSHQIEYRSGSPHRGAQDDYSRYQHKLTGSPSASRTVIGFGSATAFMNRGYATTPKSEFGSVPRSDIFLDLSNTFTGVLTKINEKELLHGLNGRFTGFIEKVRHLEHQNELLEREIEEIKQKAQSPASLAQEHESELMDLRKLVHDITLQKRQIVIEHQNLEEDFLTLRDKYEQEARERSDAEKGILVLKKDANDAYLAKLQLDKKAQSLVDEIHFLKKNHEDEVLEMVAQIHESQVTVEGHAFAKPDITAALRDIRAQLEGHAASDILEVEESFRVQFTKLTKAAESNRKALKATQQEIQENRRRFQGKNIELDCAKGTREALEKQLLELEERHYSEMINYQDTVRQLENELTNAKLDMSGHLREYQDLLNVKMALDVEILSYRKLLEGEEFHLSTISDTHISMPYIYRQSPVYTLSSLARQGGPTRRSEPQYKFVEEIITETTREVESEFEETGSEETGEGEKEGEESDKAERRGKEEEDEEKVEDLGKVDLKVDAPEKEGEQEEESKGQQIETSAEVEVNGDGVNTSKGENVEEGDDKGEEDIDTGDNTQSEVKSAKATSEEEKEKLDTTEEIDSEIKDVGEPLENDNTPKHDKSLPEIPMKGDISIEPKMSESEDIQTESSIKGEPQVPTEDISKEPKKVSEESKKESPSKEKKEVDLKEQSALALEQKPDQKVHRESDQLQEAESAVATHEEDLPEPTEKDMKSHDITAELKNSSTKETWGQVKSPDDSGVKTTQDDTTVGGNISARLPSTTTECEEEPVPQTPEKEVGLTEPKISSNDDSVKSVEQNESNGSENFTTAEEKVKESDTFSKLDTTISPKEETTPQPEPTVTPKEETSPEMDPMVTPKNETSPKSDPTVTPKEETPQSDPTITPKEEPSPKPEPAVTLNEETSPKSESALTHKETFPKPAPTITPKETSPKPETTTTPKEGTSPNPEPAITPKETSPKPASIITPIEKTSQKLEPAVTPKEETSPKPESTITPKYEISPKPAPTVTPKEETSPKPDPTVTPKEETSPKPDPKKKQAQNQTQPSPLKKKQAQNQTQPSPLKMKPKTRSHP from the exons ATGAGCCACCAAATTGAGTATCGGTCGGGTTCTCCACATAGAGGAGCTCAAGATGACTATTCCCGCTATCAACACAAACTGACCGGATCCCCCTCGGCGTCCAGGACCGTTATAGGTTTTGGGTCGGCTACCGCATTTATGAACAGAGGATATGCGACGACGCCGAAGAGCGAATTCGGATCGGTTCCGAGATCGGATATCTTTTTAGATTTATCAAACACGTTTACCGGGGTGTTGACGAAAATTAATGAGAAAGAACTACTCCATGGGCTGAACGGCCGTTTCACCGGGTTCATCGAGAAGGTGCGTCATTTGGAGCACCAAAATGAATTGCTCGAGAGGGAAATCGAGGAAATCAAACAGAAGGCACAGTCACCCGCATCTCTGGCACAGGAGCACGAGTCGGAGCTTATGGATCTGAGGAAACTAGTGCATGACATCACCCTTCAGAAGCGTCAGATCGTGATAGAACATCAGAACCTGGAGGAAGACTTCCTCACCTTGAGAGACAAATACGAACAGGAGGCTCGTGAACGCTCGGATGCAGAAAAAGGCATCCTGGTGCTGAAAAAGGACGCCAACGACGCATACCTGGCAAAACTTCAGCTGGACAAAAAAGCGCAATCTCTGGTGGACGAGATTCACTTCCTGAAGAAAAACCATGAGGACGAGGTGTTGGAGATGGTGGCCCAGATCCACGAGTCTCAGGTGACGGTCGAGGGGCATGCCTTTGCAAAACCCGATATCACTGCGGCTCTCCGGGACATCCGTGCACAGTTGGAAGGTCACGCCGCCTCCGACATCCTTGAGGTCGAGGAGAGTTTCCGTGTCCAGTTCACAAAGTTGACAAAAGCGGCAGAGAGCAACAGAAAGGCGCTAAAGGCAACACAGCAGGAGATCCAGGAGAACAGGAGGCGCTTCCAAGGGAAGAACATTGAACTGGACTGCGCGAAAGGAACGAGAGAGGCCCTGGAAAAACAACTACTTGAGCTGGAGGAGCGTCACTATTCGGAAATGATTAATTACCAG GACACTGTCAGGCAGCTGGAGAATGAGCTGACTAATGCTAAACTAGACATGTCTGGCCACCTGAGAGAGTACCAGGACCTGCTGAATGTCAAAATGGCTTTGGATGTGGAGATTCTCTCTTACAG GAAACTCCTGGAGGGTGAGGAGTTCCATCTGTCCACCATCTCTGACACCCACATCTCCATGCCCTACATCTACCGCCAGTCCCCTGTCTACACCCTGTCTTCCCTGGCCCGGCAGGGAGGGCCCACACGCAGGTCTGAGCCCCAGTACAAGTTTGTAGAGGAGATCATCACTGAGACCACCAGAGAGGTGGAGTCCGAGTTTGAGGAGACAGGCtctgaggagacaggagagggagagaaggagggagaggagagtgacaaagctgagaggaggggtaaggaagaggaggatgaggagaaagTGGAAGATCTAGGTAAAGTGGATCTTAAAGTGGATGCcccagagaaagagggggaacagGAGGAAGAGTCTAAGGGCCAGCAGATAGAAACATCAGCAGAGGTTGAGGTAAATGGAGATGGAGTTAACACTAGCAAGGGAGAAAATGTAGAGGAAGGAGATGACAAAGGAGAGGAGGACATTGACACAGGTGACAATACACAAAGTGAAGTCAAATCAGCTAAGGCCACCagtgaggaagagaaggaaaaacTGGACACAACAGAGGAGATAGACAGTGAGATAAAAGATGTGGGGGAGCCATTAGAAAACGATAACACCCCAAAACATGACAAGTCCCTGCCAGAGATTCCCATGAAGGGTGACATTTCCATAGAACCCAAAATGTCAGAGTCAGAGGATATTCAAACAGAAAGTTCAATAAAGGGTGAACCACAGGTCCCCACAGAGGACATCTCCAAAGAGCCCAAAAAGGTGTCAGAGGAGAGCAAAAAAGAAAGCCCATCAAAAGAGAAAAAAGAGGTAGACCTGAAAGAGCAGAGCGCCCTAGCACTGGAGCAGAAGCCTGATCAGAAGGTGCACAGAGAATCAGACCAACTTCAAGAGGCAGAGAGTGCTGTGGCAACACACGAAGAGGATCTCCCTGAGCCCACAGAGAAGGACATGAAATCCCATGATATCACTGCTGAGCTGAAAAACAGCTCCACCAAGGAGACATGGGGACAGGTGAAGTCACCAGATGATTCTGGTGTAAAAACTACACAGGATGACACAACGGTAGGAGGTAACATTTCAGCCAGACTTCCCAGCACAACAACTGAGTGTGAGGAAGAGCCTGTGCCACAGACCCCTGAAAAGGAGGTGGGTCTGACAGAGCCAAAAATAAGCAGCAATGATGATAGTGTAAAATCTGTTGAGCAGAATGAATCTAATGGCAGTGAAAATTTCACAACAGCTGAGGAAAAAGTGAAAGAATCTGATACATTCTCTAAACTAGACACAACTATCTCCCCTAAAGAGGAAACAACCCCACAACCAGAGCCAACCGTCACCCCCAAAGAAGAAACATCCCCAGAAATGGACCCAATGGTCACCCCCAAGAACGAGACATCACCTAAATCAGACCCCACAGTTACCCCTAAAGAAGAAACACCACAATCAGACCCAACCATTACCCCTAAAGAAGAACCATCCCCTAAACCAGAACCAGCAGTCACCCTTAATGAAGAAACTTCCCCAAAATCAGAATCAGCACTCACCCATAAAGAAACTTTCCCCAAACCAGCCCCAACTATCACCCCCAAAGAGACCTCCCCTAAACCAGAAACAACCACCACTCCTAAAGAAGGAACTTCCCCAAATCCAGAACCAGCAATCACGCCTAAAGAAACTTCCCCAAAACCAGCCTCAATCATCACCCCTATAGAAAAAACTTCCCAAAAACTAGAGCCAGCAGTCACCCCTAAAGAAGAAACTTCCCCCAAACCAGAATCAACCATCACCCCAAAATATGAAATATCCCCTAAACCAGCCCCAACCGTTACCCCTAAAGAAGAAACAAGCCCAAAACCAGACCCAACCGTCACCCCTAAAGAAGAAACAAGCCCAAAACCAGACCCAAAGAAGAAACAAGCCCAAAACCAGACCCAACCGTCACCCCTAAAGAAGAAACAAGCCCAAAACCAGACCCAACCGTCACCCCTAAAGATGAAACCCAAAACCAGAAGTCACCCCTAA